DNA from Halorarum salinum:
CGCTCCCGGATCCGGAGGCCACGCGGCTCCGAGAGGGGTTCGACCCCGGAGAGCGCGTCGAGCACGTCCGGGTCCGGGTCGCGCTCGACGGCCTCGGCCGCCCACTCGCGCACCTCCTCGATGCGGGACCCGACCGGCGAGGGGTAGAGCGTCCGGAGCCGCTTTCGGGCGTAGTCGGTGACCGCGCGCTCCTGGAGCAGGCCCAGCGCGTCGGCGTACACCTCGTCGGCGCGGTCCGTGGCGGTCCACCCGCCGGGGTCGTCGTGGCGCCGGCGGATGGCGCCCTGCGCGACCGCGGCCGCCCGGCCCTCGGTCAGGCCGGGCGCGCGGGCGAGCGCCGCCACGTCGCCCGCGCGGAGGGCGGCCTCCGGGTCGTCCAGGGCGGCGAGCGCGTCGGCCGTCTTCTCGCCCACCCCCGGGATCGACGTGAACTCCATTCGCTCCGGGGGTCGGCGTCGGTCGTGAAAAGCGTTCCCGAGTGTGTGCCGGGTGGTGGCGGGAGGTCCGATTCGGCGGACTACGAGCCTGCTATCGGTCGATGGCGCCGTCAGTTCGAACGGCTGGTCGAACTAGCAGACCACTACCGCTTGCCCGCTGGCGTCCACCAGCCTCCCCAGCCGATTCCCTCGCGCCCGGCGCGCCACAGGAGCGCGCCGGCTCGCTCATCTTACCTCGGAGCACGCTCCTCCTCGGAACTCACCCTCGCTGCGCTCACGTGAGCCTCGTGCGGGGCCGCCGCGCGCCACCCCTGCTGCCATCGCGACCGCCAGTTGGCCGGGGAGCGGCCGTCCCGGTGGACTACCCGCGGCGACCACGAGCGGTAGTCGGGCCCGCGTCGCTCGGCCGAACCTCCGGCGGGGGGGACAGAACGGGGCCGCGGGGGCTTTCGCGGTCGTCGCAGTCCCCGTTCCCACGGCGATATCCAGTAGAATCCACGGGAAGCATCGGCACACATCCGAAAGACGTAATCGGCGCACGCGAATCCCCACCTACATGGACGCCTACGAGCGGATCACCCGGAACGCGTCCGAGGTGATCACCGAGGAGGAGGTGCGGGCGCTGGCCGCAGAGCCCGAGGGCAGGCGGGCGTACGTCGGCTACGAGCCGTCCGGCGTCCTCCACATCGGCCACATGCTCACCGCGAACAAGCTCATCGACCTCCAGGAGGCGGGGTTCGAGATCGTCGTCCTGCTCGCGGACGTGCACGCCTACCTCAACGACAAGGGCACCTTCGAGGAGATCCGCGAGACCGCCGAGCGGATGAAGCGGCAGTTCGTCGCCTACGGGCTCGAGGAGGAGAACACCGAGTTCGTGCTCGGCTCGGAGTTCCAGCTCGACGAGGACTACGTGCTCGACCTCCACCAGATCGAGCTCTCGACCACGCTCAACCGCGCGCAGCGGGCGATGGCCGAGATCCAGGGCGGCGGGGCCGCGAAGGTGAGCCACGTCGTCTACCCGCTGATGCAGGCGCTCGACGTCGAGTACCTCGACCTCGACCTCGCCGTCGGCGGGATGGACCAGCGGAAGGTCCACGTGCTCCACCGCGAGGTCGTCCCCGACCTGGGCTACGAGGCCCGCCCGTGCCTGCACACGCCGATCATCGCCAACCTCGACGACGGCGTCGGGAAGATGTCCTCCTCGACGGGCGTCACCATCTCGATGGAGGACTCGACCGAGGCGATCGAGGAGAAGGTCAACGCGGCCTACTGCCCGCCGACGCGCGACCCCGACCCCGACGGGGAGGGGAACGAGCGGCGGAACCCCGTCCTGGAGATCTTCCAGTACCACGTGTTCCCCCGGTTCGAGACGGTCGTCGTCGAGCGCCCCGAGCAGTACGGCGGCGACCTGGAGTACGACGAGTACGAGGCGCTCGCGGCCGACCTCGAGTCGGGTGAACTCCACCCCGCGGACGCGAAGGGCGCGCTCGCCCGGTACCTCGACGAACTCGTGGCCCCCGGCCGCGCGGTGCTCGCCGAATACGACGGGGAGTAGCGAGGAGAGCCCTCCCGTCGACGGGTGGCGTTCCCCGCGTCGACGGCTCCGCCCGATCGGTTTCTCGCCGCCCCGTCGGACCGTGCCGCCCGTTCACGTGCTCCTCGAAGTGAAACCCGAACTTCCATTATAACGGTCTTTTAGGTCCAAAAACAGTTAACTGAGAGCCGCACTTATCCACGAATGAGCAAAACTGATGGCTCGCGCTGAACGCGCGGCCGGAACCGCTCGTGATCGACCGTGACCGCCACTGCCCACGCCCACTCGACCGCCGACCCCGCCGCCGAACAGTCGTTCGACCGCATCGTCGTCGCCGTCGCCGACCCGGACGACGCCGCGGCGCTCGCCGACGTCGCGACGTCGCTCGCGGCCGCCCACGGCGCGACCGTCCACGCGCTCTCGGTCGTCGACATGGAGGCCGGGGGCGGCCACTGGGACATCGTCGTCGAGCGTCACGAGGCCGACGCCACGGCCGCCGTCGACGCCGTCGCGGAGCGGGTGGCCGAGGCCGGCCTCGACGCGGTCAGGCACGTCCGCTACGGGAGCCCCGACGAGACCATCGCCGCCTACGCCGCCGACCACGGGGCGGACCTCATCGTGATGGGCGCCGGCGCTCGGTCGGGGCTCAGGCGGTTCGTCTCCGCCGGCAGCACCACGCCGCGCGTCCAGCGCCGCTCGTCGGTGCCGGTGCTCGCGGTGCCCGAGACGAGCGAGGAGTAGGCGAAGGCGGTTCCGCAGGGTTCCCGGAGGCGGGGGGCGTGACGCCGCGGTCGGGGACCGTCAGGCGATCGGTCGGTGGAGATGCGCGGCGTGAATCGTTCTCGCAGCGGGGGACCGACGCCCTGATCGGCCGCCGTCAGTCCGCGACGTCCCCCTGGCTCGCCCCGCCGTCGTCGGATCCGTACCCGTGGAGGTGGATCTCCCCGGGAACGGCGAACGAACTGATCCCGGCGTAGTGGGGCATCTCGCCGGTCGCCGCCTCCAGGAGGAGCCAAACGACGACCCGCTCACCCTGGATGGGTTCGCCGTCGGCGTACTGCTGGGGGTGATAGAACGCCCGTTCGACGTCCGGGTCCATCGTACGGGTCGCCGTGCCCTCGCCCGGACCGATCTCGTTCTCCTTCGGTCGGACGACGACGATTTCGGCGTCGCCGTCCAGCACGACATCGACCGTCTCCGGCCCGTTCGGATTGGTGAACCGGACCTTCGTCCCCGGCTCACCCTTGAGGTAGAACTCCTCGGTTCTCGTCCGCCACTCGTTTCCGTCGAACACCCGCGTCTCGACGCCGTCGGTCGTGCCGGGAGTCACGTCGAACGCCGTCGCCGACGTGTAGTGTTGAACGACCATCTCGTCCCCTTCACCCCACTCGACCTCGTCCGTGTGCGCCTTGTGTTCGGTCGCGTACCCAGGCCCCTGGCGCCGCCAGATCGGCCGCATCTCGCCGTCGCCGAAGAACTCGTGGGAGATGTCGTAGTTGTACGGACCGAACTGCATTCCCGAGTGGAAGTCGACGCTCTGTCTACCCTGGGCGCCGGTGTGGTAGTGGGTCTTGAGCCGGAACCCGCCGGGATGGCTCCCCGTCTCGGGGTAGTCGATCTTCCCGAGCATCCCGGGGCCGCCGAACTCAACGCTGTGGATGTCCCAGTACAGGAGGCTCCCCGCGAAGAGCGGCTCGTCGTCGGGGAAGTACCAGTCGGAGATGCTCCGACCCTCCCGCGGCGGGAGCATGTACCCGGTGTACGTGACCGGATTGTCGAGTGCGGCGAACACCGGCTTGCCGTTGTAGTCGGCCCTGATCGTGATTCCCTGGGTCTCCGGGGGCCGCCACTCGATGCTCCACCCGTTCTGCTCGAAGGACCGATCCGGTTCCTCGAACCGGTGGAACCCCTCGTTGGCCGTGTAGAAGGGACGGTTCTCGAAGGGAACCCCCGGGACCTGCCCCTGGACCGTCGCCTCGTCGGGCGTGATCTGGCGGGCGAGTCGCTGGACCGGGATGTCGACGAAGTCCTCGATGCGGCCGACGTGGACGAGTTCCAGTTCCTCGCCGGACACGTCGACGAACGTCGAGACGACCGCCACGCCCTCGCCGGTGTTGACGACGAAAAGCACCGGGCTCACGTCCATGTGGGCGAGCCCGTAGGCCGATGTGATGCTCTCGCCGACCTTGAACATCGGATACCACTGGGTCCCGTCGAGGTGCCGTTGGACCTCCGGCTGCTGGGACAGGAACCGCCCCCGGTCCAGCGCCGTCTGGTCCCCGCTGTAATCCTCCTGCCAGGGGACGTCCCTCGGTTCCGTCGCCTCCAGCGCCAGGAGTTCGTTCTCCCACCGATCGACGATCCCGTAGATCGTCCGCCGGGAGACCGCGGTGACGTCGAACACGCCCCGGTCGAGGTTCCCCTCGATTCGGACGTCCTCCGGCCCCTGGATGCTGACCATGTCCAGGTGATTGGTCAGCGGTTCGTGAGCCTGGAAGCTCGCGACCCAGTTGCTCGCGACCTCGTTGACCATCGGGTCGCGCAACAGAACCTCGATCGCCTCCTTCTTCCGCGCGCTGTAGATGCGCTCGTAGTTGTGGTTCGCGAAGTCGCGCGGCGAGACGCGTCGCGCCGTGTCGATCCGTCGGCTCCCGGACTGCTGGCCGCCGCCGGCGGCACCGTTGCCGGGGCCGTCCTCCCGTGCCCCGGCGACGTCCGCTCCCGATCCGAGCACCGTCGCCACTCCGGCCGCCTGCATGAGCCCCCGGCGATACCACCCTTCGATACGCTGGTCGGACCTCTCCTCGGACATGGGAGTGGGCAGTGACAGCGCGAGAATATAACGATTGTTTCGGCTAAATAGTGGACGGTTACCTGATGACCACGTACACTGAGTCGTCGTTCATGAGCCAAGCAGCGATGGCTGGAAATGGTGTACCGTTCGTGTTCGGTCGATGGCGGCAGCGGGCGCACACGGTCGCCCCGCAACCGCGACGGTGCCGCTCCCGAACTGCCGACGGCGTCGACGCCCGCTCAGGCGAAGCCGAACTGTCGCAGCAGGTTCGTCGCGAGCCCCTTCACCACGAGCCCCGTCCCCGCGATGACCAGCGCGATGCCGGCCGCGACGACGGGGTCGGCGTACGCGACGAGCGCGATGCCGCCCACGAGCAGCAGGAGGCCGACGATGCCGACCGTGCCGAGTCTGTCGAGCATACCCCTCGTCTCGTCGCCGTCGCCTAAACCGCCCCGGTCTCCCGCATCCCGGCGATTTTAAACCCCGCCCCGCCGAACTGTTCCCCGACATGAGCGACGACGACTCCGGCGGGCGCGAGAACCTCCGGATGCCCGACGACGACGAGGTGTTCGCCGAGGTGACGAACATGCTCGGCGCCAACCGCGTGGCGGTCCGGTGTGCCGACGGCACCGAGCGGACCGCCCGCATCCCCGGCCGGATGCAGAAGCGCATCTGGATCCGGGAGGGCGACATCGTGCTCGTGGAGCCGTGGGACTGGCAGGACGAGAAGGCCGACGTGACGTGGCGCTACGAGAAGGCCGAGGCCGACCAGCTCCGCGAGGAAGGTCACATTCAGTAGGTCGCTCGGTCGATTCGGTCGCCGGCGTGTTCGATTCCCTCGAACTGTCTGTACGTCGGTTAGAGTTCCGTCTGCCATGCACAGCGGTTTTAGCCAACAACTAAGGAGGGTCGGTCAACATGCACCTTCATGCGCCCCGATCGGTCTTCCCTCCAGTCGGCCTTCGGCAAGACGGTATCGGCCTTCGTACTCTCGATGGGCTGGGCAGCGGACGCCGTGAATTCGGCAGGTGGTGTGATTTGGCGATCACTTCGTCGCCTTGCGCACCTCGTCCGGACCCGGTGGGAGAGCAGTAAACGCAGAACAAGCGAGTTCCTTTCAGGCCCAGCGAAGCAGTTCGCGTCCGGTCCACTTCGCGTGTCACTCACCGGCCGTCGAACCGATGTCTCGCTCCTCGTCGTTCTGTTGGCCCCCGTGCTGGCGCTTGCAGCAACCTGGTGGGTCAGTTCGACGGTCGGGTACGAGGCCCTCGTAACGTGGGTCCGCGGAACGTGGTTCGGGACCAATCCCTCGCTGGCGGTCTTCGCCGCTGCCGGCGGATTGGTTGTACTGGGGTCCATCAGCGCGGCAGTTAATTCCGGGATTCTCCCGACGTCACTGCTCGTGAGCGCTCCGATATTCGGTGCCGCCGTTACCCGATACGGGACGACCGTCTCCTACTCCTGGGGAACTCAGGTTGTCTCACTCCCGAACGCAGTCGGGATGGCGACTCTCCTTGCCCTGAGCTTCGGACTCCCCATCGCAGTCACCGGTTTCCTTCTCGGAAGTCTCTTCCGTCGAACCGTGACCGTCTTCCGCGGTCAGTCGGGTCCTGCCTCTCCCGTTGAGAACCCATGAAGAACCGGGAGAACTCTCGCAGCGTCGAGCGCGAAAACGCTTGATCGTCGAGGAGGACTTCCCCACGGACGTCGATTGGAAGATCCCAGTCCGACGCATTCGCAGACGTGTTTACCGGCCGTTTCGAGCGATTTCGGACTGAAACACGAGGCTTCGATGGAGATGCGGGTTCCACGTTCACGCTATCTCCGTCCGTCCTCCACGAACCCCAAAGACGGTATCCGCGGTTTCACTCGGCGCTTCACACGACCTCCGGCAATACACCTATTACCGCCACCGCCACCGCCACCACGCCGACGACGATGGAGTAGGTGAAGTTCACGAGCGTCCCGGCCAGATACCACGTCGTGTCGCCGCTGGTCATGTCCTCCCGACGCACGATGGACTTCGCGGCGAACACCAGTCCGAGCGCGGTGTAGGCGCCGACGAACACCAGCGTCAGCACGAGCACGTTCTCGCACTTCCCGACGACCCGGCCGGTGTCGCGCTGGCCCTCGTTGACGCCCGCCGTGAGATCGGTGCCGGTCCAGCGCCGGAGGAAGTAGTCGACGACGCGGGTGCTCGTCGCGAGCAGGAACGCGTAGCCGAGGAGGTACGTCGTCCCCGCGACGACCGCCGCTCCGGGCCCGCCGGCGACCGGTCCCGTCTGGAGTATCGTCACGGTCCGCTCGGCGGGAGGTGAAAAGGTTACTGCCCGCGCTCGTCGGCACCCGACGCGAGCGCGCGGTTCAGTCGCTCCTCCGCCCGGCGGACGCGATCGTACTGGGCCGCCCGGAGCGTCTTCGAGATGGCCTGCTTGCTCACGCCGAACTCCTCCGCGACGCGCACCTGCGTCCCCTGGACCCGGTAAGCCCTGGCGACCTCCATCTGTCGCTCGGTCCACCCCTCCCTGACGGCGAGCGCGAGGTCCCCGGCCGCCGTCGCGAGGTCGTCGACGGACGGGTCGCCCGTCTCGACGACGAAGTTCCCGTCCCCGCTCGCGAGGTCGGCGAGCAGTTCGTCCGCCCGGTGGAACGCGGGGCCGTCCATCGTGCGGACGTCGGTCGAGTCGGGGTTCACGTCCACCTCGCCGCGCACGACGGCGTAGCGCGCGACGGTCGGGTGGAGCCCCTCCTGGACGGCGCGGACGACGCCGTAGATCGTACCCCGCCCGGTCAGCGTCCCGCCGAACTCGTCGACGCCCTTCAGGGGGGTGAACGGGGCGCCGACGTCGGCCCCGTACTCGTCGTTCGCGCCCGCGAGCGCGGCCCGGAGTTCCCGTCGGAGTCGGTCCCGCTCGGGAACGTCCCGGGACCCGACGACGTCGCCCAGTACCACGTACGTCCGTTCGTCCCCCTCCATCGTCAATCGATTCGGGTTGTCCTTCCGGAGACAACCGTAAATAGGTGACTATCGTCGAACAACGACATCCGGTTTACTCTACGTAGACAACTATATTAGGCTGACTTCGTTGCCGGTCGCGGACGAGGCAACCCGTTCTCGTCACGGCGTCGCGGCGGGCGACCTGTGGGGCTTTTCACGCCGGGAGACGTAGCGTCGGTGAATGACCGAAGAGTTCGGCTTCGTCGACCAGGAGGAGGCGGAGGCGCCGGGCGACGAGTGGGAGTCGCTCGACGTCTCCGACGACGAGGCCGACCGCATCGCCCGTCGGCAGGACGCCGACTTCGACGAGTTCCGCATCCGGGTGAAGGACACCGAGCAGTTCAAGGTCGAGGCGTCGGTGTTCGACGACGCGACGCTCGCGGCCGTCTACAAACTGGTGCAGGACGGCCACATCGGCGCCTTCGGCGGGCCGGTTTCGACGGGCAAGGAGGCGAACGTCTACGAGGCGCTCGGACACGACGGCGAGGAGCTCGCCGTGAAGGTGTACCGCATCAACGCCTCGAACTTCCACCACATGCGCGAGTACCTCCAGGGGGACCCGCGCTTCGAGGGCATCGGGTCGGACAAGAAGAAGGTCGTGCTCGCGTGGGTGCGCAAGGAGTTCGCGAACCTCCGGCGGGCGAAGGCGGCGGGCGTGCGCGTCCCCGAGCCGATCGCAGTCCAGCGGAACGTCCTCGTGATGGACCTCGTGGGGCACGCGGACGACCGCGCCCGCAGGCTCTCGGAGGTGGAGGTGGAGAACCCCGAAACGGCCTACGAGGTCGTCCGGGAGTACATGCGCCGGCTCTACTCGGCGGGGCTGGTCCACGGCGACCTCTCGGAGTACAACATGATCATCCACGAGGGGGAGCTGTTCGTCATCGACCTCGGCCAGGCGGTGACGGTCCACCACCCGAACGCCCGGGAGTTCCTCGAGCGCGACTGCGAGAACGTCGCCTCCTTCTTCTCCCGGCAGGGGCTCGACGTGACCGGCGAGGAGCTTCACGAGTACGTCACCCGACCGGAGCCGGAGCCGTCGGCGGATCTGGAGTGAGCCGCGGCGGGGACCCGCGGCGCGGAACCTCCGCCGTGAGTACCCCGGCGAACGCGTGCCCCCGCATCCGGACGGCCCCGAACGTCACTGCTCCTGCTCGGGCGTCGTGAACGGGAGCGTCGTGGTCGTCCGCTGGGTGACGATGGCGGTCCGGACGACGAACGAGGCCAGCACGGCCAGGGGGAGAAAGCAGACCGCCACGGCGACCGGCACCACTGCCGACAGCGTCTGACGCGCTATCGACGAGATGCCCGACCCGGTGAACGAGAGCAGGAGGACGGCCGCAACCGCCTCAGCGAGGGCCCCGGTGTACAGCAGCACCCGCGAGAGGGAGGAGAGCTCCTCCTGCAGGTAGATCCCCTTGAAGTACTGCCGGGCCACGTCGACGTCCTGGAACCGGTCGACGAGCCGGTCGAGCGAGTCCATGACCGGCTGCGGGAGCTCGTCGCCGTGCCGCGACCGGATCCGCCGGATGCGGTTGATCTTTCGGGCGTAGTTCGTCGTCAGCGTCACCGAGAGCACCTCGAACGTGCCGGTCCCGGAGCGCTCCAGCAGCCCGTCGACGCGGTCCATCTGTTCGGTGACGCTCGCGACGAGGTCGTCGATCTCCTCGCGCCGCTCCGTCTCGACCGTGTCGGCGGTCACCCCGCCGAGCCGCTGGGCCTCCTGCTGGGTGTTGTCGAACAGCATCCGGAGGAACTCCAGCGGCTCCACCGGCGCGACGTGACCCGCCGCCTCCTCGACGTCGCGCCGGTAGTCGACGACGTCATCCATCTGCGATCTGAGCTCGCCGGGCTCCTGCAGTTCCCGGGAGAGCAGCAGCTGGTTGATGGAGACGACGACCGTGACGAGCGTGAGGTTCCCGCTGACGAAGCCGCCGAACAGGTAGGTGAGCCCGCCGACCTCGTCGAGCGGGATCAGGCCCGACCGCTCCAGCGACGCGACCGCGACGAGGAACAGCAGCACGCCGAGGGCGGCGATCAGGAGCCGGTTCCCGCCGAGGAGGAACCACTCCGCCCAGCCCCCCGTCGAGCGGGCGCTGGACCGGTCCTCCCGGGCGTCGGCCTCCCCGTCGGCGTCGCTCATCCGGGTTCGGTTGGCCGCAGAGCGGCGAAAGCGCGGCGGCTGATGGCGAAAGCCGCTTAACCGGGAGCGGCACGGGAGGGGGCGGGACGGAGCGGGGGACGGGGAACGATCGGACCCGCGGAACCCGCCGAAGGAACCCTTAAACACGTCCGGCGGGAACTCGGATGCATGAGCACCCAACACGTCAAGGTCCCCCAGGACCGCATCGGCGCGGTCATCGGCGAGGGGGGTGAGACCATGCGCGAGATCGAGCGACGCGCGGAGGTGCGCCTCGACATCGACTCGGAGTCCGGGTCGGTCGCGATCGACACCGTGGGCGACCCCGTGCGGGGGATGATGGCGCCGGACATCGTCCGCGCCATCGGCCGCGGGTTCACCCCGGAGTCGGCCCTCTCGCTGCTCGAGCACGACCTCCGGCGGTTCGACCTGATCGACCTGGCCGCGAAGACCCGCAACAGGAACGACCTCCAGCGACAGAAGGGCCGGCTCATCGGCGAGAACGGCCGGACGCGGCAGCTGATGGAGGAGCTCTCGGGGGCCGAGGTCGTCATCAAGGGGACGACGCTGGGCGTCATCGGCCAGCCGGAGGAGGTGGAGGCGGTGCGACGCGCCGCGGGGATGATCCTCGACGGCGCCCCCCACGGGGCGGTGTACTCGTTCCTCGAGCGCAAGCACAACGAACTCCACGGCGTGCCGGACCTCTCGCCCGAGGCCGAGGGCTCGCGCTGAGATCGGCCGGTTTCCGGCCGAACGGCTCCCGGGCGGCCCGCGGCCGCCCGCGATCCATTTAAATACCTTCGTGTTAACCAATGGCATACGTGTGAATCGAGGTGTGTGAGGGAGTCTGTCAGTCCGGTGCCGACACTTTTTTATAGAATTGGGAACAATCACCGACCGTCATGTCTCAACGTCAGCGGATGGGCAACCAGCCCATGATCGTGCTCTCGGAGGACAGCCAGCGCACGTCCGGAAAGGACGCGCAGTCGATGAACATCACGGCCGGCAAGGCCGTCGCCGAGTCCGTCCGGACGACGCTCGGCCCGAAAGGGATGGACAAGATGCTCGTGGACTCCTCGGGCGGCGTCGTCGTCACGAACGACGGCGTGACCATCCTGAAGGAGATGGACATCGACCACCCCGCGGCGAACATGATCGTCGAGGTGTCCGAGACCCAGGAGGACGAGGTCGGCGACGGCACCACGACCGCCGTGGTCATCGCGGGCGAACTCCTCGACCAGGCCGAGGAGCTGATCGACTCGGACGTCCACGCGACCACCATCGCGCAGGGGTACCGACAGGCCTCCGCGAAGGCCAGCGAACTCCTCGAAGAGAAGGCCATCGACGTCGCCGCCGAGGACCGCGAGACGCTCGAACAGATCGCCTCGACCGCGATGACGGGCAAGGGCGCCGAATCCGCCCGCGACGCGCTCGCCGAACTCGTCGTTGACGCCGTGCTCGCGGTGCGTGACGAGGACGGCGTGGACACCGACAACGTCTCGGTCGAGACGGTCGTCGGCGGCTCCATCGGCAACTCGGAGCTCATCGAGGGCGTCATCGTCGACAAGGAGCGCGTCGACGAGAACATGCCCTACCTCGTCGAGGACGCCGACGTCGCGCTGTTCGACGGCGCCCTCGAGGTGCAGGAGACCGAGATCGACGCCGAGGTCAACGTCACCGACCCCGACCAGCTCCAGCAGTTCCTCGACCAGGAGGAGAAGCAGCTCCGCGAGATGGTCGACAAGCTCGTCGACGTCGGCGCCGACGTCGTGTTCGTCGGCGACGGCATCGACGACATGGCCCAGCACTACCTCGCCCAGGAGGGCATCCTGGCGGTCCGCCGCGCGAAGGACTCCGACCTGAAGCGGCTCGCCCGCTCGACGGGCGGCCGCGTCGTCGCGAACCTCGACGACATCGAGGCCGACGACCTCGGCTTCGCCGGCTCCGTCGGCCAGAAGGACATCGGCGGCGACGAGCGCATCTTCGTCGAGGACGTCGACGACGCCAAGTCCGTCACGCTCGTCCTCCGCGGGGGCACCGAGCACGTCGTCGACGAGGTCGAGCGCGCCATCGAGGACTCGCTCGGCGTCGTCCGCACGACCCTCGAGGACGGGCAGGTCCTGCCGGGCGGCGGCGCCCCGGAGACCGAGCTCGCGCTCGAACTCCGCGACTTCGCCGACTCCGTCGGCGGCCGCGAGCAGCTCGCGGTCGAGGCGTTCGCCGACGCGCTGGAGGTCATCCCGCGCACGCTCGCCGAGAACGCCGGTCTCGACCCGATCGACTCGCTCGTGGACCTGCGCGCCAAGCACGACGGCGGCCAGTTCGACGCCGGCCTCGACGCCTACACCGGCGACGTGGTCGCCATGGAGGGGGAGGGCGTCGTCGAGCCCCGCCGCGTGAAGACGCAGGCGATCGAGTCCGCGACCGAGGCGGCCGTCATGCTCCTGCGCATCGACGACGTCATCGCGGCCGGCGACCTCAAGGGCGGCGGCACCGACGACGGCGGCGACGACGAGATGCCGCCGGGCGGCGGCGGCATGGGCGGCGGCATGGGCGGCATGGGCGGCATGGGCGGCGCGATGTAAGCGTCGGCCAGGACCACACCCCCACCGCGCCCCGTCGCACCGCTCCCCGAACGCTCGATTTCTTTCGGACCCGCCGACCGGATAGCCGCCGCGCCGTCCCGGACACGCCGAACCGGGGCGCCGCGCCGCGGGCGCCGAACTCGGCGGGCTTTTGTCGGCCCCGGAACACCCGGTGGTATGAACGGCTCCGGCCGCGCGGACGCCGCGGCGGTCGCCGGCGAGCACCGGGCCGCCCTCGACGCGCTCGCGGCCGACCTCTCCGGCGGCACCCCCCGCGACGACGGCTCCTGGCGGCCCGTCGTCGACGCCGCGCTCGTCCGGCCGGGCGACCCGGCGTACGACGACGCGCGGACGGTGTGGAACGGCGCGGTCGAGGCGTACCCCGCCGCGGTGGCGTACGCCGGCGACGAGGACGACGTCGTCCGGGTCGTCGAGATGGCCCGGGGGACGGGTCTCGGCGTCGCAGTCCGGTCGGGCGGCCACTCGGTCGCCGGCGCCTCGACCTGCGACGGCGGCCTCGTCCTCGACTGCTCCCGGCTGACGGGGGTCGAGGTGGATCCCGAGGCGGGCGCGGCGACGGTCAAACCCGGCGCGACGCTCGGCGACGTGGACGGGGCGACCCGGGCGCACGGCCTCGCCACGCCGCTCGGGGTCGTGCCCGACACCGGCGCGACGGGGCTCACGCTGGGGGGCGGCACGGGGTATCTCACCCGCGCCCACGGCCTGGCCTGCGACCGCCTGACCCGGATCGACCTCGTGACGGCCGACGGCGAACGGGTGACCGCGAGCGACGACGCCAACCCGGACCTGTTCCGGGCGCTCCGCGGGGGCGGCGGCAACTTCGGCGTCGCCGTCGAACTGGCGTTCGACCTGGTCGACCTGGACCACGGGGTCGCGACCTGCGACGCGTGGTACCGCTTCGGCGACGACGCCCACGCGGCGGGGTTGCTCCGGGCGTACCGCGACCTGCTCGCGGACGCAGACCGGGGGACGAACGTCTCGCCGTACGCGGCCGTCGTGCCGGAGGGCGAGGGGTTCCCGGCCGACGCGGTCGGCGACCTCGCGCTCTGCTTTCTCGGCGTCCACGCCGGCGACCCGGACCGCGGCGAGGCCGAACTCCGCCCGTATCGGCGCCTCGACGACGACGCGCTGCTGGCCGACCGGGCCGAGCGGATGGACTACCTCGACCTCCAGTCCCTGCTCGCCGACGGCTCCCCGCAGGGGGACCGCTACTACTGGAAGTCCG
Protein-coding regions in this window:
- a CDS encoding FAD-binding oxidoreductase, translating into MNGSGRADAAAVAGEHRAALDALAADLSGGTPRDDGSWRPVVDAALVRPGDPAYDDARTVWNGAVEAYPAAVAYAGDEDDVVRVVEMARGTGLGVAVRSGGHSVAGASTCDGGLVLDCSRLTGVEVDPEAGAATVKPGATLGDVDGATRAHGLATPLGVVPDTGATGLTLGGGTGYLTRAHGLACDRLTRIDLVTADGERVTASDDANPDLFRALRGGGGNFGVAVELAFDLVDLDHGVATCDAWYRFGDDAHAAGLLRAYRDLLADADRGTNVSPYAAVVPEGEGFPADAVGDLALCFLGVHAGDPDRGEAELRPYRRLDDDALLADRAERMDYLDLQSLLADGSPQGDRYYWKSVTVPALTDDLVDLTVERMRSMPGDRDTVVVWPLGGAVADLEPDETAIPARGERDVVLNFEASWTDPAADDAHVGWARGSVAAVREVVDGPELPNFAGTETGEAAARAVFGDNHGWLRDVKTAWDPEDVFGPSGRLSPWPQSR